The following proteins are co-located in the Gloeocapsa sp. DLM2.Bin57 genome:
- a CDS encoding 4Fe-4S ferredoxin: MKTALDSLNQGHWFKLICGASYEYVPTIRNLALVYTLAGADCIDVAADPAVIAAAREGINVATSLGAIAQSRGFLYQNTPILMVSLNDGEDPHFRKAFFESSQCPSDCHRPCEQVCPVDAISWEGVLTPHCYGCGRCLPVCPSQLIESRSYVSTPGAIAPSLHQLGIQAIEIHTQVGREQDFSRLWKAILPYQEQLQILSISCPDGDGLLDYLYSLSQIVKTFTGTLIWQTDGRPMSGDIGAGTTHPAIKLATKVLAAGLPGMVQLAGGTNGYTVAKLRSHNLLKTPDLNYYIAGVAYGSYARSLLLPILDTLNPDQADLEVDPDLLWKAVKTADTLVSPLKHQNNQDSLKC, encoded by the coding sequence GTGAAAACAGCATTAGATTCTCTTAACCAAGGACATTGGTTTAAATTAATTTGTGGTGCTAGTTATGAATACGTACCCACGATTCGTAATCTAGCCCTAGTTTATACTCTCGCAGGGGCTGATTGTATCGATGTCGCCGCTGATCCTGCGGTGATTGCAGCAGCTAGAGAGGGAATCAATGTGGCTACCTCTTTAGGAGCGATCGCTCAATCTCGCGGTTTTCTCTATCAAAATACACCAATATTAATGGTTAGTCTCAACGATGGCGAAGATCCACACTTTCGTAAGGCTTTTTTTGAGTCTAGTCAATGTCCTAGTGATTGTCATCGTCCTTGTGAACAGGTTTGTCCCGTTGACGCTATCTCTTGGGAAGGTGTATTAACCCCACATTGTTATGGTTGTGGTCGTTGTCTCCCTGTTTGTCCTAGTCAACTCATCGAGTCTCGTTCCTACGTCTCTACTCCTGGGGCGATCGCTCCTAGTTTACATCAATTGGGTATTCAAGCTATCGAAATTCATACCCAAGTAGGACGTGAACAGGATTTCTCCCGACTCTGGAAAGCAATTTTACCCTATCAAGAACAACTGCAAATTTTATCGATTAGTTGTCCTGATGGAGATGGTCTCCTTGACTATCTTTACTCTCTCTCTCAAATCGTCAAAACCTTTACAGGTACTTTGATTTGGCAAACCGACGGGAGACCGATGAGTGGTGATATAGGTGCAGGTACTACCCACCCTGCGATTAAACTAGCTACCAAAGTCTTAGCCGCAGGTCTCCCTGGTATGGTACAATTAGCAGGTGGTACTAATGGTTATACTGTCGCTAAATTGCGATCGCACAATCTCCTGAAGACCCCTGATCTTAACTATTATATAGCAGGCGTAGCTTATGGTAGCTACGCTCGTTCTCTTTTATTACCTATCCTAGATACTCTTAACCCTGATCAAGCTGATTTAGAAGTTGATCCCGATTTACTCTGGAAAGCTGTGAAGACAGCTGATACTCTAGTTTCACCACTTAAACACCAGAATAATCAAGATTCGCTAAAATGCTAA
- a CDS encoding glycosyltransferase: MLIVLILVCLSLLIWVILLTLWGNFWLCNQRLDSHQQLESYPTVCGIIPARNEAEVIESSLQSLLLQNYPSCLRIVLIDDQSQDNTGNLAQNLAKTLNQEERLTVISGQPLPIGWTGKLWAMEQGINYAMINYPEVEYFFFTDADIQHGVNTLTELVNQAKSRDLALVSLMVKLRCESFWEKLLIPAFVFFFQQLYPFPWVNQPKRSMAAAAGGCILLKRETLTEIGGIGVLKDALIDDCTLAQKVKSRQYPIWLGLTETSLSLRPYDSLQTIWDMVARTAYTQLNYSGWLLVGTVVGMIIVYLLPPIGLILGIVAKDKVLIIFSVITWLLMAVAYLPTVKLYQGSFWRAFSLPVIAFLYTLMTIDSAWRHWRGKGGAWKGRIYPQN, encoded by the coding sequence ATGTTGATTGTACTCATCCTTGTTTGTCTCTCGTTGTTAATTTGGGTAATTTTGTTAACCCTGTGGGGTAATTTTTGGTTGTGTAACCAACGTTTAGATAGTCACCAACAACTAGAGTCTTATCCTACTGTCTGTGGGATTATCCCTGCTAGAAATGAAGCAGAAGTGATCGAATCTAGTTTACAATCATTGTTATTGCAGAATTACCCGAGTTGTTTAAGGATTGTCCTCATAGATGACCAAAGTCAAGATAACACGGGAAATCTAGCCCAAAATTTAGCCAAAACTCTTAATCAAGAAGAGAGATTAACTGTAATTAGTGGTCAACCTTTACCCATTGGTTGGACTGGTAAATTATGGGCAATGGAACAGGGTATAAATTATGCTATGATTAATTACCCTGAGGTAGAATATTTTTTCTTTACCGATGCGGATATTCAACATGGAGTCAATACTCTAACTGAGTTAGTTAATCAAGCAAAAAGTAGGGATTTAGCCTTAGTTTCTCTGATGGTAAAATTACGCTGTGAGAGTTTCTGGGAAAAACTATTAATCCCTGCTTTTGTGTTTTTCTTTCAACAATTATACCCTTTTCCCTGGGTGAATCAACCTAAGCGCTCTATGGCTGCTGCTGCAGGAGGTTGTATCTTATTAAAAAGGGAAACCCTGACAGAAATTGGTGGAATAGGGGTTTTAAAAGATGCACTAATTGATGATTGTACTCTAGCCCAAAAAGTAAAATCTAGACAATACCCAATCTGGTTGGGTTTAACTGAAACTAGTTTAAGTTTACGTCCTTATGACTCTTTACAGACAATATGGGATATGGTGGCTAGGACAGCTTATACTCAACTTAATTACTCAGGGTGGTTATTAGTTGGTACAGTCGTAGGAATGATCATAGTGTATCTATTACCACCAATTGGTCTGATCTTAGGAATAGTAGCCAAAGATAAAGTTTTAATAATTTTTAGTGTAATAACTTGGTTACTGATGGCTGTAGCGTACCTTCCTACGGTAAAATTATATCAAGGTTCATTCTGGCGCGCTTTCAGTTTACCTGTAATTGCTTTTTTATATACCCTAATGACTATAGACTCAGCTTGGCGTCATTGGAGGGGTAAAGGTGGCGCGTGGAAAGGACGTATTTATCCTCAAAATTAA
- a CDS encoding helicase — MSDILNVPSPYQLRAELETAIIQDLLGPVEGETEEIEENRVSDRYLVGLLAPQKRTEKTVEEQPETQDNTDREEGTSTEDGTIDSNVPPVASTMFPSSLGLTFCVDSQVNAISISASWGRYERERSEINFTENGNPKIVWKRYPMGGETILKLRETKDYQWVVNPEEAPEVYVKTTIKRLENQDWIISLFLVNAQKELSKNKDKYWLFQPKLKIMAVDKSAIFRRTPLSNAIDNQEEQIMAMLYRNHVEFAVGHGINVHAEISRDNPQKAISLQTTIIPRYEVPKTSPPKISEIPELEGLLLDMQQLSNSEPQQLEILAQAYQTWIDKQAQKLTTLPEYAEIGAIALAKCQKTKQRIQAGITTLIENPQAREAFQFMNQAMYQQRIHSIYTEKKRRGEDLTLEEIDIPPNRSWYPFQLAFILLNIPSLTDLAHPERSNLEEACADLLWFPTGGGKTEAYLGVAAYTMGMRRLQGIIGDRHPAGITVLMRYTLRLLTLQQFQRSTTLICACENIRRQDESKWGTEPFRIGLWLGGKSTPNQTSGSEDFIKSIRGQQQKPASGSPHQLTNCPWCGTPLDPGKDIQVESSKQGRGRTFIKCGELLGECPFSTGEGLPLVVVDEEIYRLLPTLLIATVDKFAQMPWKGPVQMLFGQISGYCERHGFRSPDLEDKDQHNKTRFLPAAKTIDHLLLRPPDLIIQDELHLISGPLGSLVGLYETVVDNLCSWELNGKTIYPKIIASTATIKQAENQVKKLFSRQLAIFPPQGIDIQDNFFSRQRPTNEETPGRLYLGICAQGRRMKAVTIRVYLAAMASTQYLYKKYGSVIDPWMTLVGYFNSIRELGGTRRLVDDDIRIRLGRMSQRGLADRQLQEIEELTSRKASTDIPEILDRLEIPFNDRKSKHKKPLDVVLATNMLSVGVDVKRLGMMVVSGQPKNTAEYIQATSRVGRTYPGLVITVYNWARPRDLSHYERFEHYHATFYQQVEALSVTPFATGSIYRGLSALLVSLVRLSDQQLNKNEQAGEITADHPLLQRAIEVIATRAGKIENEEKEAQIRGELTRKVALWLRKIQSLKGGAVLKYREEKDGTSIGLLEIPVGESWDDFACPNSLRNVETSINLIFTNQPTDDDNMRLYEPFHQ, encoded by the coding sequence ATGTCTGATATTCTTAATGTACCTTCACCCTATCAACTTCGTGCTGAATTAGAAACAGCAATTATTCAAGATTTATTAGGTCCAGTGGAAGGAGAAACCGAAGAAATAGAGGAAAATAGAGTAAGCGATCGCTATTTAGTCGGATTACTTGCTCCCCAAAAACGTACAGAAAAAACTGTAGAAGAACAACCAGAAACACAAGACAATACGGATAGAGAAGAAGGAACAAGCACGGAAGATGGCACAATAGATAGTAATGTACCTCCTGTTGCTAGTACCATGTTTCCCTCTTCTCTGGGTTTAACCTTTTGTGTAGATAGTCAAGTAAATGCAATCAGTATTAGCGCGAGTTGGGGAAGATACGAAAGAGAAAGAAGCGAAATCAATTTTACTGAAAATGGCAATCCCAAAATAGTCTGGAAACGTTACCCTATGGGAGGAGAAACTATCCTAAAGTTAAGAGAAACTAAAGACTATCAATGGGTTGTTAACCCCGAAGAAGCACCTGAAGTCTATGTAAAAACGACAATCAAGAGATTAGAGAATCAAGACTGGATAATTTCCCTATTTTTAGTTAATGCTCAAAAAGAATTATCTAAAAATAAAGATAAATACTGGTTATTTCAACCTAAACTCAAAATTATGGCAGTAGATAAAAGTGCCATTTTTCGACGTACACCCCTCAGCAACGCTATAGATAATCAAGAAGAACAAATTATGGCGATGCTCTACCGTAATCATGTAGAGTTCGCTGTAGGACATGGAATTAATGTACACGCGGAAATCTCCCGAGATAACCCGCAAAAAGCTATTTCTCTGCAAACAACGATTATCCCTCGTTACGAAGTCCCGAAAACCTCACCCCCGAAAATCTCGGAAATACCCGAATTAGAGGGATTGCTGTTAGATATGCAGCAGTTAAGTAATAGTGAGCCTCAACAATTAGAGATTTTGGCACAAGCTTATCAAACTTGGATCGATAAACAAGCACAAAAATTAACGACTTTACCTGAATATGCGGAAATTGGCGCTATTGCTTTAGCTAAATGTCAAAAAACTAAACAACGTATTCAAGCGGGAATAACTACCTTAATCGAGAATCCCCAAGCTAGAGAAGCTTTTCAATTTATGAATCAAGCTATGTATCAACAGAGGATACATTCGATTTATACTGAAAAAAAACGTCGGGGAGAAGATCTCACCCTAGAAGAGATCGATATTCCCCCCAACCGCAGTTGGTATCCTTTTCAGTTAGCTTTTATTTTACTGAATATACCTAGTTTGACAGATTTAGCACACCCCGAACGCAGTAATCTAGAAGAGGCGTGCGCTGATTTACTCTGGTTTCCCACAGGAGGAGGTAAAACCGAAGCTTATCTAGGAGTAGCAGCTTATACCATGGGTATGAGAAGACTTCAAGGAATAATAGGGGATAGACACCCCGCAGGAATAACCGTTTTAATGCGTTACACATTGAGGTTATTGACCTTACAACAGTTTCAACGCTCTACAACCTTGATTTGTGCTTGTGAAAACATTAGAAGACAAGATGAAAGTAAATGGGGTACAGAGCCTTTTCGCATTGGTTTGTGGTTAGGAGGAAAAAGCACCCCTAATCAAACCTCAGGTAGTGAAGACTTTATCAAAAGTATTCGAGGACAACAACAAAAACCAGCCAGTGGCTCACCCCATCAACTAACTAATTGTCCCTGGTGTGGAACTCCTCTTGATCCAGGTAAAGATATTCAGGTAGAATCCTCTAAACAGGGAAGAGGAAGAACTTTCATAAAATGTGGGGAACTTCTCGGAGAATGTCCCTTTAGTACAGGAGAAGGTTTACCCCTTGTAGTAGTAGATGAAGAGATTTATCGCCTTTTGCCCACACTTTTAATCGCTACAGTAGATAAATTCGCCCAAATGCCTTGGAAAGGACCAGTACAGATGCTTTTTGGGCAAATTAGCGGTTATTGTGAAAGACACGGTTTTCGTTCTCCAGATTTAGAAGATAAGGATCAACACAACAAAACTCGTTTTTTACCGGCTGCTAAAACCATCGATCATCTTCTGTTACGTCCGCCAGATTTAATCATCCAAGACGAGTTACACTTGATTAGTGGTCCATTGGGTAGTTTGGTGGGATTATATGAGACTGTAGTAGATAATCTCTGTAGTTGGGAATTAAACGGTAAAACAATCTATCCGAAAATTATCGCTTCTACCGCGACGATTAAACAAGCAGAAAATCAAGTCAAAAAATTGTTCTCCCGTCAATTAGCTATTTTTCCTCCCCAAGGAATCGATATTCAAGATAACTTCTTCTCACGTCAACGACCAACTAACGAAGAAACACCAGGAAGACTATATCTCGGTATTTGTGCACAAGGTAGAAGAATGAAAGCAGTTACTATTAGAGTGTATCTCGCCGCCATGGCTAGTACGCAATATCTTTATAAAAAATATGGTTCAGTAATTGATCCCTGGATGACCTTGGTAGGCTATTTTAATTCCATACGGGAGTTAGGAGGAACAAGACGTTTAGTTGATGATGATATTCGCATTCGTCTCGGTAGAATGAGTCAAAGAGGTTTAGCCGATCGCCAATTACAAGAAATAGAAGAGTTAACCTCTCGCAAAGCTTCTACGGATATTCCCGAGATTTTGGATCGCTTGGAAATACCTTTTAATGATCGTAAAAGCAAGCACAAAAAACCCCTAGATGTAGTCCTAGCTACTAATATGCTCTCAGTAGGAGTAGATGTTAAACGTCTCGGAATGATGGTTGTTTCTGGACAACCGAAAAATACCGCAGAATATATTCAAGCAACCTCTAGGGTAGGGAGAACTTATCCAGGTTTGGTGATTACTGTCTATAATTGGGCTAGACCAAGGGATTTATCCCATTATGAGCGTTTTGAACATTATCACGCTACCTTTTACCAACAAGTAGAAGCTCTCTCAGTGACACCCTTTGCTACTGGTTCTATTTATCGCGGTTTGAGTGCTTTATTGGTATCTCTAGTTAGACTCAGTGATCAGCAGTTGAACAAAAATGAGCAAGCAGGAGAAATCACCGCTGATCATCCTTTATTACAACGAGCTATAGAAGTCATTGCCACTAGAGCAGGTAAAATTGAAAATGAGGAAAAAGAAGCCCAAATCCGCGGGGAATTAACTAGAAAAGTTGCTCTCTGGTTGCGGAAAATCCAAAGTCTCAAGGGTGGAGCTGTATTAAAATACAGAGAAGAAAAAGATGGTACTAGTATTGGTTTACTAGAAATACCAGTAGGTGAGAGTTGGGATGATTTTGCTTGTCCTAATTCCCTGCGCAATGTGGAAACGAGTATTAATCTCATCTTTACTAATCAACCTACAGATGATGACAATATGCGTTTATATGAACCTTTTCACCAGTGA